In one window of Brassica rapa cultivar Chiifu-401-42 chromosome A07, CAAS_Brap_v3.01, whole genome shotgun sequence DNA:
- the LOC103831491 gene encoding putative F-box/FBD/LRR-repeat protein At5g44950 yields MAEPLVSFVSSLLKTQQDYDLAHPRQIRFNDTIRQAMRTRINVILQRRVTPGTSSRTLQRFLSIYTVYLESKLMSSANSEEEYSNPRDLEVRIHYLEKEVQELWNRLRDMRFSDRLSLLPDTLITQILLYLPTKESIKTSFLSKRFKDLWLQVPGLEFHSHEPPAIRNFIVTFFQINRGSRLQRFKVTYNGRNVCLHGTSEFIAGMVNRGVQQLDVGSSTLKRPLTNDLVHVNIYKSNTLVSLKLANVGMQNPPEFGVSLPCLKTMHLEDITTKDPLIVEKLISGCPVLEDLTVFRVFDDNVPFLRVRSQCLKRFRVKFGRSRKIYGKEYAVEVDAPELKYMNFRDDLSDKVVVKNLSSLFKVDIDTQFGTSTLQIKKSIISDFLKGIPSVRHMIISQPTLEVLYSCMKHGPFTKFCNLTRLEASFCTVLLQTLPYFLEGFPKLKHLTLNLLYLKDLEPENLELTVVPQCLLCTLECVEVKEVATVEKAGKKRARYIKRTKVSKHMKKIWIEVVRYILENSLVLKKLVLCFSPVTNSVLEISEALPTFTIGSPGCEIFNHLTSL; encoded by the exons ATGGCTGAACCTTTGGTGTCGTTTGTTTCATCCCTGCTCAAAACGCAGCAGGACTATGATCTTGCTCATCCTCGGCAGATTCGTTTCAATGACACAATACGTCAAGCTATGCGAACAAGAAT TAACGTTATCTTACAACGGAGAGTAACTCCGGGGACTTCTAGTAGAACACTCCAAAGGTTTCTCTCTATATACACAGTTTATCTAGAGTCTAAACTGATGAGCTCGGCGAACTCAGAG GAGGAGTACTCGAATCCACGTGATCTTGAAGTTCGCATACATTACCTTGAGAAGGAAGTTCAAGAACTATGGAACCGTCTCCGTGATATGAGATTTTCAGATAGACTCAGCTTGCTTCCTGACACTTTGATAACTCAGATACTCTTATACCTTCCCACCAAAGAGTCTATCAAGACGAGCTTTTTATCGAAGAGATTTAAAGATCTATGGCTTCAGGTCCCAGGGCTAGAGTTTCACTCCCATGAACCCCCCGCCATACGGAACTTCATCGTCACGTTTTTCCAGATCAACCGTGGCTCGCGTCTGCAGAGGTTCAAGGTAACGTACAACGGGCGCAATGTTTGTCTCCATGGGACCAGTGAGTTCATTGCCGGAATGGTTAACCGTGGAGTTCAACAACTAGACGTTGGCAGTAGCACACTCAAGCGTCCTCTCACCAACGATCTCGTACATGTTAACATTTACAAGAGCAACACTTTGGTTTCTCTCAAGCTTGCAAACGTAGGAATGCAGAATCCTCCTGAGTTTGGTGTTTCTCTGCCTTGTCTCAAGACCATGCATCTCGAAGACATTACCACCAAGGATCCTTTGATCGTAGAGAAGCTCATCTCAGGCTGTCCTGTTCTTGAAGATCTGACGGTGTTTAGGGTTTTTGATGACAATGTGCCTTTCCTGCGTGTGAGATCTCAGTGTCTGAAGAGGTTTCGTGTGAAGTTTGGGCGCTCCAGGAAAATTTATGGTAAAGAGTATGCTGTTGAGGTTGATGCTCCGGAGCTCAAGTATATGAACTTCAGAGATGATCTATCTGATAAAGTTGTGGTGAAGAATCTGAGTTCCTTGTTCAAGGTCGACATTGATACACAGTTCGGTACTAGTACCTTGCAGATCAAGAAATCTATTATCAGTGATTTTCTAAAAGGGATACCTAGTGTTAGACATATGATCATCTCTCAGCCTACACTCGAG GTCCTTTATTCTTGCATGAAACATGGACCGTTCACCAAATTTTGCAACTTAACTCGTTTAGAGGCTTCGTTCTGCACCGTCTTATTACAAACTTTGCCATATTTTCTTGAAGGTTTCCCGAAGCTGAAACACCTCACATTG AACTTGCTTTATTTGAAGGACTTAGAACCAGAGAACCTTGAGCTTACCGTTGTGCCACAGTGCTTACTATGTACGCTTGAGTGTGTTGAGGTTAAAGAAGTGGCCACGGTGGAGAAAGCTGGGAAGAAAAGAGCGAGGTACATCAAGAGAACCAAAGTATCAAAACACATGAAGAAGATTTGGATTGAAGTTGTGAGGTATATTCTTGAGAACTCACTGGTCCTCAAGAAACTCGTTTTGTGTTTCTCTCCTGTCACCAACAGCGTCTTAGAGATCTCGGAGGCGCTTCCTACGTTCACAATAGGTTCTCCCGGATGTGAGATCTTCAATCATCTGACATCTCTTTGA
- the LOC103831095 gene encoding putative F-box/FBD/LRR-repeat protein At5g44950 has translation MAEPFVSFLSFLLKTQPDYALSHPRQKPFSDTSRQAMRKKITVILQRSRPTPTTDTPRLQRFLSIYTDYLESKLMNSANSEEEYSNPRDLEVRVHYLLKEVKELYNRFRDTSDRLSALPDTLITQILLYLPTKDSIKTKILSKRFKDLWLQVPGLEMHSHEPAAIQNFIATFLQRNRGSRLQKFKITYNGRNVCSHGNSEFIAGVINRGVQQLDVGSSTLKRPLTNDLVHVNIYKSNTLVSLKLANVGLQNPPEFGVSLPCLKTMHLEDITTKDPLIVEKLISGCPVLEDLTVFRAFDDNVPVMRVRSLSLKRFCVKLSRARIIHGKEYAVEVDAPGLKYMNFGDNLSDRVVAKNLSSLFKVDIDAQFSFGITTTITVQMKQAIISDFLKGVSGVRHMIISQPTLESLYSWMNNGAFTKFSNLTRLEVSFCTDLLQRLPHFLEGFPKLKHLTLNLLYLKDLEPENLELTVVPQCLLCTLECVEVKEVATVEKAGKKRARYIKRTKVSKHMKKIWIEAVRYILENSLVLKKLVLCFSSVTNSVLEISEALPTFTIRSPGCEIINNLTSL, from the exons ATGGCTGAACCTTTCGTGTCGTTTCTTTCATTCCTGCTCAAGACGCAGCCGGACTATGCTCTTTCTCATCCTCGGCAGAAACCTTTCAGTGACACATCACGTCAAGCTATGCGGAAAAAAAT TACTGTCATCTTACAACGGAGTCGACCTACCCCGACGACCGACACTCCAAGACTCCAAAGGTTTCTCTCTATATACACAGACTATCTAGAGTCTAAACTGATGAACTCGGCCAACTCAGAG GAGGAGTACTCGAATCCACGTGATCTTGAAGTCCGCGTGCATTATCTTCTGAAGGAAGTTAAAGAACTCTATAACCGTTTCCGTGATACCTCAGATAGACTCAGCGCGCTTCCGGACACTTTGATAACTCAGATACTCTTATACCTTCCCACCAAAGATTCCATCAAGACAAAAATTTTATCGAAGAGATTTAAAGATCTATGGCTTCAGGTCCCAGGGCTAGAGATGCACTCCCATGAACCCGCCGCCATACAGAACTTCATCGCCACGTTTCTCCAGAGGAACCGTGGCTCGCGTCTCCAGAAGTTCAAGATAACGTACAACGGACGCAATGTTTGTAGCCATGGGAACAGTGAGTTCATCGCCGGAGTGATTAACCGTGGAGTTCAACAACTAGACGTTGGCAGTAGCACACTCAAGCGTCCTCTCACCAACGATCTCGTACATGTTAACATTTACAAGAGCAACACTTTGGTTTCTCTCAAGCTTGCAAACGTGGGATTGCAGAATCCTCCTGAGTTTGGTGTTTCTCTGCCTTGTCTCAAGACCATGCATCTCGAAGACATTACCACCAAGGATCCTTTGATCGTAGAGAAGCTCATCTCAGGTTGTCCTGTCCTTGAAGATCTGACGGTGTTTAGGGCTTTTGATGACAATGTACCGGTGATGCGTGTGAGATCTCTCAGTCTGAAGAGGTTTTGTGTGAAGTTAAGTCGTGCCAGAATAATTCATGGTAAAGAGTATGCTGTTGAGGTTGATGCTCCGGGTCTCAAGTATATGAACTTCGGAGATAATCTATCTGATAGAGTTGTGGCTAAGAATCTGAGTTCCTTGTTCAAGGTCGACATTGATGCACAATTCAGTTTTGGTATTACCACTACTATTACCGTGCAGATGAAGCAAGCTATTATCAGTGATTTTCTCAAGGGTGTTTCTGGTGTAAGACATATGATCATCTCTCAGCCTACACTCGAG AGCCTTTATTCTTGGATGAATAATGGAGCGTTCACCAAATTTAGCAACTTAACTCGCTTAGAGGTTTCGTTCTGCACCGACTTATTACAAAGGTTGCCACATTTTCTTGAAGGTTTCCCGAAGCTGAAACACCTCACATTG AACTTGCTTTATTTGAAGGACTTAGAACCAGAGAACCTTGAGCTTACCGTTGTGCCACAGTGCTTACTATGTACGCTTGAGTGTGTTGAGGTTAAAGAAGTGGCCACGGTGGAGAAAGCTGGGAAGAAAAGAGCGAGGTACATCAAGAGAACCAAAGTATCGAAACACATGAAGAAGATTTGGATTGAAGCAGTGAGGTATATTCTTGAGAACTCGTTAGTCCTCAAGAAACTCGTTTTGTGTTTCTCTTCGGTTACCAATAGCGTCTTAGAGATCTCGGAGGCGCTTCCTACGTTCACAATACGTTCTCCCGGATGTGAAATCATCAATAATCTGACATCTCTTTGA
- the LOC103831096 gene encoding THO complex subunit 4C, whose amino-acid sequence MADSLSMSLDEMVKRSKAAKKSAGKGVSRGGAKGAGRGAGGPVRRGPLAVKARPSSFSNKLNRRKKNLPWQNGLFEESMRSVGVTGIEVGTTVYVTNLDQGVTNEDIRELFGEIGEMKRYAIHYDQNGRPNGSAEVVYMRRSDAFQAMKRYNNVLLDGRSMKLEILGGNNEVAPVAARVNVTGLNGRMKRTVSIGQGIRGGRGRGRSAAPSMRRLPIGNQQGGGVRSGRGGFRGRGRGQAGGGRGNKGGRGGKKAVEKSAEELDKDLETYHAEAMNIS is encoded by the exons ATGGCGGACTCATTGAGTATGTCTCTAGATGAAATGGTTAAGAGGAGCAAGGCTGCTAAAAAGTCTGCTGGTAAAGGAGTTTCCCGAGGTGGAGCTAAAGGTGCTGGAAGAGGAGCTGGTGGACCTGTTCGCAGAGGTCCTCTTGCTGTGAAAGCTAGGCCGTCATCATTCTCTAACAAG CTTAACCGCAGGAAGAAGAACTTGCCATGGCAGAATGGTTTGTTTGAAGAAAGCATGAGATCTGTTGGAGTAACTGGAATAGAGGTTGGAACTACTGTTTATGTTACCAACCTTGATCAGGGAGTCACAAATGAAGATATCAGG GAACTCTTTGGTGAGATTGGAGAGATGAAAAGATACGCAATCCACTATGACCAGAACGGGCGTCCAAAT GGCTCGGCAGAAGTTGTGTACATGAGAAGAAGTGATGCATTTCAAGCTATGAAGAGATACAACAATGTCTTGTTGGATGGAAGGTCAATGAAATTGGAGATTCTTGGTGGAAACAATGAGGTCGCTCCTGTTGCAGCTCGTGTTAATGTAACCGGATTGAACGGAAGGATGAAGAGAACTGTTTCCATCGG ACAAGGAATTAGAGGTgggagaggaagaggaagaagtgcAGCTCCTTCTATGAGACGCCTTCCAAT TGGAAACCAACAAGGAGGTGGTGTGAGAAGTGGTCGAGGAGGGTTTCGTGGTAGAGGCCGAGGCCAAGCCGGTGGTGGCAGAGGGAATAAAGGCGGCCGAGGAGGAAAGAAGGCGGTGGAGAAGTCGGCTGAAGAACTAGACAAGGATCTCGAAACATATCACGCAGAAGCAATGAACATCTCTTGA
- the LOC103831097 gene encoding senescence-associated protein AAF, chlorolplastic translates to MALNVSKVVPRSPILAKRVNASRSQRVLLAFSPRKGSSSAEELQGGLSCTKPVTFVTSRRSSSTLCFFGKSQDTETKPQEDCLDSPNSQIVQKEGEKKVMPRRRSSSSQVLVEYVSNDAKFVNERARSDFVLLSRGMMRLDARARQDVAILGSGFLKLDARAREDTEKIDRNVKRKAERLHHIASILKNIAQSKLKNAADKHWSDGALEADLRRADYRAKQRAMEDALMALEFIKNIHDMMVQKMVDSLVMSETGTTDRISLEKNGKALDFFPGEVSSDRISAIEEAYRSMASALSEADGIIDYTDPEELELLVTTLIDLDAMDGKSSASLLAECSISPDVNTRKALANALAAAPSMWTLGNAGMGALQRLAEDSNPAIAAAASRAIIALKKQWEVEEGDSLRFMMNFEKPSDDDVKEKEEEDGDSDHDEI, encoded by the exons ATGGCTCTTAACGTGAGCAAAGTTGTGCCCAGAAGTCCCATTTTAGCGAAGAGGGTTAACGCTTCAAGATCTCAAAGGGTCTTGCTAGCTTTCTCACCCAGAAAGGGCTCCTCCTCTGCTGAAGAATTACAAGGTGGTCTTTCTTGTACAAAGCCTGTCACTTTTGTTACTTCTCGTAGATCTTCTTCTACCTTGTGTTTCTTTGGGAAGTCTCAAGACACTGAAACTAAACCTCAGGAGGATtgtctggattcacctaa CTCTCAAATTGTACAAAAGGAAGGTGAGAAGAAAGTGATGCCAAGGAGAAGAAGCAGCTCGAGCCAGGTTTTGGTGGAGTATGTGTCTAATGATGCTAAGTTTGTGAATGAAAGGGCTCGTAGTGACTTTGTCCTTCTATCTCG TGGCATGATGAGACTTGACGCTCGTGCACGTCAGGACGTTGCGATTCTTGGTTCAGGGTTCCTTAAACTTGATG CTCGGGCAAGAGAAGATACAGAGAAAATAGATCGTAATgtcaagagaaaggccgagcGCCTTCATCATATTGCTAGT ATATTAAAGAACATAGCTCAGTCTAAGTTGAAAAATGCCGCGGATAAGCATTGGAGTGATGGCGCCTTAGAG GCTGATTTAAGGCGAGCAGATTATCGTGCTAAACAAAGGGCAATGGAGGATGCATTAATGGCTTTAGAG TTCATCAAGAACATTCATGATATGATGGTGCAAAAAATGGTTGACAGCTT GGTTATGTCAGAAACTGGTACCACGGACCGCATATCTCTGGAGAAGAATGGCAAAGCTCTAGACTTTTTCCCCGGGGAAGTTTCATCTGATCGCATATCTGCTATTGAG GAAGCTTACAGGAGTATGGCATCAGCGCTCTCAGAAGCCGATGGAATTATTGACTACACTGACCCTGAAGAG CTTGAGTTGTTAGTGACAACTCTGATAGACCTTGATGCAATGGATGGTAAGAGTAGTGCATCTCTCTTGGCTGAATGCTCAATCTCTCCAGACGTCAATACAAG AAAAGCGTTGGCTAACGCCTTGGCAGCTGCACCGTCGATGTGGACACTGGGAAATGCAGGCATGGGAGCATTACAG AGGCTTGCGGAAGACAGTAACCCGGCAATTGCAGCAGCTGCTTCGAGAGCGATCATTGCGCTGAAGAAGCAGTGGGAAGTAGAAGAAGGTGACTCACTTAGGTTTATGATGAACTTTGAGAAACCGAGTGATGATGAtgttaaagaaaaagaagaagaagatggagacaGTGACCATGACGAAATCTga
- the ETR1 gene encoding ethylene receptor 1, which produces MMEVCNCIEPQWPADELLMKYQYISDFFIAVAYFSIPLELIYFVKKSAVFPYRWVLVQFGAFIVLCGATHLINLWTFTTHSRTVALVMTTAKVLTAVVSCATALMLVHIIPDLLSVKTRELFLKNKAAELDREMGLIRTQEETGRHVRMLTHEIRSTLDRHTILKTTLVELGRTLALEECALWMPTRTGLELQLSYTLRQQHPVEYTVPIQLPVINQVFGTSRAVKISPNSPVARLRPVSGKYLLGEVVAVRVPLLHLSNFQINDWPELSTKRYALMVLMLPSDSARQWHVHELELVEVVADQVAVALSHAAILEESMRARDLLMEQNVALDIARREAETAIRARNDFLAVMNHEMRTPMHAIIALSSLLQETELTPEQRLMVETVLKSSSLLATLMNDVLDLSRLEDGSLQLELGTFNLHTLFREVLNLIKPIAVVKKLPITLNLAPDLPEFVVGDEKRLMQIILNIVGNAVKFSKQGSISVTALVTKSDNRAPPDFFVVPTGSHFYLRVKVKDLGAGINPQDIPKLFTKFAQTQSLATRSSGGSGLGLAISKRFVNLMEGNIWIESEGVGKGCTAIFDVKLGISNESKQSGIPKVPANPQHVNFAGLKVLVMDENGVSRMVTKGLLVHLGCEVATVSSSEECLRVVSHEHRVVFMDVCTPGVENYQIALRIHEKFTKRHQRPLLVALTGNTDKSTKERCMSFGLDGVLLKPVSLDNMRNVLSDLLEHRVLYEAM; this is translated from the exons ATGATGGAAGTCTGCAACTGCATCGAGCCTCAATGGCCAGCGGACGAGCTCCTAATGAAGTACCAATACATCTCAGACTTCTTCATCGCCGTCGCCTACTTCTCAATCCCCCTCGAGCTCATCTACTTCGTCAAAAAATCAGCCGTCTTCCCTTACAGGTGGGTCCTCGTCCAGTTCGGCGCCTTCATCGTCCTCTGCGGCGCCACCCACCTCATCAACCTATGGACCTTCACCACCCATTCCCGAACCGTCGCCCTCGTTATGACCACCGCCAAGGTCTTAACCGCCGTCGTCTCCTGCGCCACGGCGTTGATGCTCGTCCACATCATCCCTGACCTCCTCAGCGTCAAGACGCGCGAGCTCTTCTTGAAAAACAAGGCTGCTGAGCTGGACAGGGAGATGGGATTGATCCGGACTCAGGAGGAGACCGGGAGGCACGTGAGGATGCTGACTCATGAGATTAGAAGCACGTTGGATAGGCACACGATCTTGAAAACCACACTAGTTGAACTTGGGAGGACGTTGGCGTTGGAGGAGTGTGCGTTGTGGATGCCCACTAGGACTGGTTTGGAGTTGCAGCTTTCGTATACGCTTCGTCAGCAGCATCCTGTTGAGTACACGGTGCCTATTCAGTTGCCGGTGATTAACCAGGTGTTTGGGACTAGCAGAGCTGTGAAGATATCTCCTAACTCCCCGGTGGCGAGGCTGAGGCCTGTCTCCGGGAAGTATCTTCTCGGGGAGGTGGTGGCTGTGAGGGTTCCGCTTCTCCACCTTTCGAATTTTCAGATTAATGATTGGCCTGAGCTTTCGACGAAGCGATACGCTCTTATGGTGTTGATGCTTCCTTCGGATAGTGCGAGGCAGTGGCATGTTCATGAGCTGGAGCTAGTCGAAGTCGTTGCGGATCAG gtGGCCGTAGCTCTCTCACATGCTGCGATTCTGGAAGAGTCGATGCGAGCTAGGGACCTTCTGATGGAGCAGAACGTGGCTCTTGATATAGCGAGAAGAGAAGCGGAAACAGCGATCCGTGCTCGGAATGATTTCCTGGCGGTTATGAACCATGAGATGCGGACGCCAATGCATGCGATCATTGCGCTCTCTTCCTTACTTCAAGAGACGGAGTTGACCCCAGAACAAAGGTTGATGGTGGAGACAGTGCTGAAAAGCAGTAGCCTTTTGGCAACTCTGATGAATGATGTCTTGGATCTTTCGAGGCTAGAAGATGGAAGTCTTCAACTTGAGCTCGGGACATTTAATCTTCATACTTTATTTAGAGAG GTCCTTAATCTGATAAAGCCTATAGCCGTTGTTAAGAAATTACCCATCACACTAAACCTCGCACCAGATTTGCCAGAGTTTGTGGTTGGGGATGAGAAACGGCTAATGCAGATAATATTAAACATTGTTGGTAACGCTGTGAAGTTCTCAAAACAAGGTAGCATCTCCGTAACTGCTCTTGTCACAAAGTCAGACAACCGAGCTCCTCCTGACTTCTTTGTGGTGCCAACTGGTAGTCATTTCTACTTGAGAGTAAAG GTAAAAGACTTGGGAGCAGGAATCAATCCGCAAGACATTCCCAAGCTATTCACTAAATTTGCTCAAACACAGTCTTTAGCGACCAGAAGCTCGGGAGGTAGTGGGCTTGGTCTCGCCATCTCCAAGAG GTTTGTGAATCTGATGGAGGGTAACATTTGGATTGAGAGCGAAGGTGTTGGAAAAGGATGCACTGCTATCTTTGATGTTAAACTTGGGATTTCAAACGAATCTAAACAGTCTGGCATTCCAAAAGTTCCAGCCAATCCACAGCATGTTAATTTCGCTGGACTGAAGGTTCTTGTCATGGATGAGAATGG GGTAAGTAGAATGGTGACGAAGGGACTTCTTGTACACCTTGGATGCGAAGTGGCCACGGTGAGTTCAAGCGAGGAGTGTCTCAGAGTTGTATCCCATGAGCACAGAGTGGTCTTCATGGACGTGTGCACCCCCGGGGTCGAAAACTACCAGATCGCTCTCCGTATACACGAGAAATTCACAAAACGCCACCAAAGGCCACTGCTCGTGGCGCTCACTGGTAACACCGACAAATCCACAAAGGAGAGATGTATGAGCTTTGGTCTAGACGGCGTGTTGCTCAAACCCGTGTCGCTAGACAACATGAGAAACGTTCTGTCTGATCTTCTAGAACATCGGGTTCTGTACGAGGCCATGTAA
- the LOC103831100 gene encoding protein C2-DOMAIN ABA-RELATED 2: MENMLGLLRLHVIRGVNLAIRDSKSSDPYVIVRMGQQKLRTRVVKKNLNPEWNEDLTLSISDPVLPIKIMVYDRDWFSRDDKMGDAFFHIDPFLEAIRIQNQFRGLPEGTVIMKIQASRQNCLSEESKIVWNNGKIVQNMFLKLQNVECGEVELQLEWIDVSGLLSINEHEDVAY, from the exons ATGGAGAATATGTTAGGCCTTCTAAGACTTCATGTGATTAGAGGTGTTAATCTCGCCATTAGAGATTCCAAAAGTAGCGATCCTTACGTCATTGTTCGTATGGGCCAACAG AAATTACGAACTCGTGTGGTGAAAAAGAATTTGAATCCAGAATGGAACGAAGACTTGACACTCTCTATTTCTGATCCAGTTCTTCCTATCAAAATC ATGGTTTACGATAGGGACTGGTTCTCAAGGGATGATAAGATGGGAGATGCGTTTTTTCACATTGATCCATTCCTTGAAGCCATCAGGATCCAAAACCAGTTCAGAGGACTCCCCGAAGGAACTGTAATAATGAAGATACAGGCAAGCAGGCAGAACTGTCTATCAGAAGAGAGCAAGATTGTGTGGAACAATGGAAAGATTGTCCAGAATATGTTCCTTAAGCTCCAGAACGTTGAGTGTGGAGAGGTCGAGCTTCAGCTTGAGTGGATTGATGTGTCAGGTCTTCTGAGTATAAATGAGCATGAGGATGTTGCTTACTAG